Proteins co-encoded in one bacterium genomic window:
- a CDS encoding tetratricopeptide repeat protein, with translation MNLKLGRIFLYGFSALVFLVPLFWLPFSFEAWEFPKEFLLFFLNLALLIVYFFSNFSPEERPKLKIFWPFDLLVLGFLIVAAVSALFSVDKVSSIFGFYGRFSNGLIGLISFALVYFLASRLPKDKADRVIKTILWSASFIVLIAYLSLTGILAKLVSFSPALLQRNFNLVSPSLEGLVMFLAPLMFLSIGFREKKLAWVFLAFSAGLILLVDYAPSLIVLGLTSLLYLGLISFKKKSEGIKSLALILLLFLTLSAAGMSLDISKIFPKSLVSFPREVTLDLQTSWQISLEAFKSRPILGSGPGTFFYNFSKFKQESFNRDPLWQIRFDRPVSHILEMMSTTGLFSLLIFLVLAVLAIKSPFPSLGHVFRPSPDLPFLNLVFAFISSVFAQAFYYQNVVLGFSFWLFLGLITGLTAKEKGFNLIGFLGKFRIPRTIFDKDGSGKRILLLVFILFLSLALIFVVFWASRIYWGDFLYYQALGKAKIDDKVALNRKAVSVNPYFAEYQIVLSRSLINLAIQESQKADTKNVFQTVVSAVDSARRATEISPNWVASWETLGMIYQEVQGLVSGTEDWGIKSFERAVDLEPANPLLHSRLGRVYFAKGDLNKAKEELVKARALKPDFLEPRIFLGLVREKQGDLKGALSYMSHLGQLYPLNTDIAFQLGRLYFNQNKTNEAILEFERALKLNPSHLDSLYSLALALEKKGDKTQAISFLERALKISPNNQILKDKLEQLEKH, from the coding sequence ATGAATCTTAAACTGGGCCGTATTTTCCTCTACGGGTTTTCTGCCCTCGTCTTTTTAGTGCCTCTTTTCTGGCTGCCTTTTTCCTTTGAGGCCTGGGAGTTCCCAAAGGAGTTTTTGCTGTTTTTCTTAAATCTAGCACTTCTGATTGTCTATTTTTTCAGCAATTTTTCGCCAGAAGAGAGGCCTAAGTTAAAAATTTTCTGGCCGTTTGACTTGTTAGTCTTGGGATTCTTGATAGTCGCTGCTGTTTCCGCCTTGTTTTCGGTTGACAAGGTTTCCAGCATCTTTGGTTTTTACGGCCGGTTCTCAAACGGCCTGATTGGCTTAATTTCTTTTGCCCTTGTCTATTTTCTGGCCAGCCGCCTGCCGAAAGACAAGGCAGACAGGGTTATAAAAACCATTCTCTGGTCGGCCAGCTTTATTGTCCTTATTGCCTATTTGTCTTTGACGGGGATTTTGGCAAAACTGGTCAGTTTTTCCCCGGCTCTTTTGCAAAGAAACTTCAATTTAGTCTCTCCTTCTCTCGAAGGGCTGGTTATGTTCCTGGCGCCTCTGATGTTCTTGAGCATTGGCTTTAGGGAGAAAAAACTGGCCTGGGTTTTCCTCGCTTTTTCTGCAGGATTGATACTTCTGGTTGACTATGCCCCGAGCCTGATCGTCCTTGGATTGACCTCTCTGTTATATTTGGGACTGATTTCTTTCAAGAAAAAATCGGAGGGAATAAAAAGCTTGGCTTTGATCTTGTTATTGTTTTTGACTTTGTCTGCGGCTGGAATGAGTTTGGATATCTCCAAGATTTTTCCAAAGAGCTTGGTTTCTTTTCCTCGCGAAGTGACTCTGGATTTGCAGACGAGCTGGCAGATCAGCCTGGAGGCTTTCAAGTCAAGGCCGATTCTGGGATCTGGTCCCGGCACCTTTTTCTACAACTTCTCCAAATTCAAGCAGGAGAGTTTTAACCGGGACCCTTTGTGGCAGATAAGATTTGACCGTCCCGTCAGCCATATTTTAGAGATGATGTCGACGACGGGCTTGTTTAGCCTCCTGATTTTTCTTGTTTTGGCGGTTTTGGCGATTAAGTCCCCTTTCCCAAGCCTTGGCCATGTCTTTCGGCCAAGCCCTGATTTGCCGTTTTTGAATCTGGTTTTTGCCTTTATTTCCTCTGTTTTTGCCCAGGCGTTCTATTACCAGAATGTGGTCTTGGGATTCAGCTTCTGGCTGTTTTTGGGGCTGATTACGGGACTGACGGCAAAAGAGAAGGGTTTCAATTTAATAGGCTTTCTGGGAAAGTTCAGAATCCCGAGAACTATTTTTGACAAAGACGGTTCCGGAAAAAGAATTCTCCTGCTAGTCTTTATTTTGTTTTTAAGCCTGGCCTTGATCTTCGTTGTTTTCTGGGCCTCAAGGATTTATTGGGGGGATTTCCTTTACTATCAGGCGCTTGGAAAAGCCAAGATAGACGACAAAGTCGCCTTGAATCGAAAGGCGGTTTCCGTCAATCCTTACTTTGCCGAGTACCAGATAGTTTTGAGCCGGAGCCTGATCAATCTGGCAATCCAAGAGTCGCAAAAAGCTGATACTAAAAACGTTTTCCAGACAGTCGTTTCAGCCGTAGATTCTGCCAGAAGGGCAACCGAGATTTCTCCGAACTGGGTAGCTTCGTGGGAGACCCTGGGCATGATTTATCAGGAGGTCCAGGGACTGGTTTCGGGGACCGAGGATTGGGGGATAAAATCCTTTGAAAGAGCGGTGGACTTGGAGCCGGCCAATCCCTTGCTCCATTCGAGGCTGGGGCGGGTTTACTTTGCCAAGGGAGATTTGAATAAGGCAAAGGAAGAGCTCGTGAAAGCCAGAGCCTTAAAACCCGACTTTTTGGAACCCCGGATATTTTTAGGACTGGTCAGAGAAAAACAGGGAGATCTTAAAGGAGCTTTAAGCTACATGTCTCATCTCGGTCAGCTCTATCCTTTGAACACTGACATTGCTTTTCAATTGGGCAGGCTTTATTTTAACCAGAACAAGACCAATGAGGCGATTTTAGAATTTGAAAGAGCTTTGAAGCTTAACCCCTCGCATTTAGATAGCCTTTATTCTCTGGCTCTGGCTCTTGAGAAAAAGGGGGACAAAACTCAGGCGATCAGCTTTTTGGAACGGGCCTTGAAAATCAGTCCTAACAACCAGATTCTGAAAGACAAACTGGAGCAATTGGAGAAACATTAA
- a CDS encoding YraN family protein, whose translation MRIKQILDSCLTGLNNLMGRNKKKELSSFSGKEKGFMEKELSFFNRSAHLDTGKRGEEIAKEHLERKGYKIVERNYKTKYAEIDLVAKRKNDLVFVEVRTRMGNNFGTPEETINKRKLRKLWGNAVAYAARAKWKGFYRIDAICIVLKKDYSLDRLNHYENIVGG comes from the coding sequence ATGCGCATAAAGCAAATTTTAGACAGTTGTTTAACCGGCTTAAACAACTTAATGGGCAGAAATAAGAAAAAGGAGCTAAGCTCCTTTAGCGGAAAGGAGAAGGGGTTTATGGAAAAGGAGTTAAGCTTCTTTAACAGGAGCGCGCACTTGGATACAGGAAAGAGGGGCGAGGAAATAGCCAAAGAACATTTGGAGAGAAAAGGATATAAGATAGTTGAGCGGAATTACAAGACAAAATATGCGGAGATTGATCTGGTGGCCAAAAGGAAAAATGATTTGGTTTTTGTAGAAGTTAGAACAAGAATGGGGAATAATTTCGGAACTCCGGAGGAAACGATTAACAAGAGAAAACTGAGAAAACTTTGGGGTAATGCGGTGGCCTATGCGGCTAGGGCAAAATGGAAAGGTTTTTACAGGATAGACGCTATATGTATTGTTTTGAAAAAAGATTATTCTTTAGATCGTTTAAATCATTACGAAAACATCGTCGGCGGCTAA
- a CDS encoding YifB family Mg chelatase-like AAA ATPase: MLVKVPSAANLGLETIKVDVEVHLANRGLPGFEIVGLPDKAVDESKERVRAAILSSGIEFPPKKITVNLAPADIPKEGSFYDLPIALGILRSVLPFSLPEKSLFFGELSLDGSLRHTRGAFLLALFAKEAGFENLFVPKDSANEAAVIKGIKVYPVENLFELTAHFLGRKLIEPAIFKKSEIDDRLPAPAEFDMKEILGQEQAKRAIEIAASGSHNIIMVGSPGSGKTMLARALPGILPPLSEEESLEVTKLYSASGNIPPGGSLVTSRQFRAPHHTASLVGLIGGGTRPQPGEISLAHRGVLFLDEFNEFPRSVMEALRQPLEDGYLTISRSKERVRYPADFMLVASANPCPCGYLNHPRKNCICSPRQIRKYQRRISGPILDRIDLHVVVQPVDVGEFSENQKASEFLESSEKVKKRVVVARKIQQKRFKRKDIYTNAQMKNSHIKKYCQLTKEVEQLLRQAGLKFQLSARSYMKMIKVARTIADLERIEDIGISHMAEALQYRPKIYEDI, translated from the coding sequence ATGTTAGTTAAAGTTCCATCAGCCGCCAATTTAGGGCTGGAAACAATTAAAGTCGACGTTGAAGTGCATTTAGCCAACCGAGGATTGCCCGGTTTTGAAATCGTTGGTTTGCCCGACAAAGCCGTGGACGAAAGCAAAGAAAGGGTGAGGGCGGCCATTTTGAGTTCAGGCATTGAGTTTCCTCCAAAGAAAATCACCGTTAACTTGGCGCCGGCCGATATTCCCAAGGAAGGCTCTTTTTATGATTTGCCGATCGCTCTGGGAATACTGAGAAGTGTTTTGCCCTTTTCTTTGCCGGAAAAATCTTTATTCTTTGGCGAGCTGTCGCTGGACGGTTCGTTACGCCATACTCGGGGAGCTTTTTTGCTGGCGCTTTTTGCCAAAGAGGCCGGTTTTGAAAATTTATTTGTCCCCAAGGATTCGGCCAACGAGGCGGCGGTCATCAAAGGAATTAAGGTGTATCCCGTGGAAAATCTTTTTGAACTGACGGCTCATTTCCTAGGCAGGAAGCTGATTGAACCAGCGATTTTCAAAAAGAGCGAAATCGATGACCGACTTCCCGCTCCGGCCGAGTTTGACATGAAAGAAATCTTGGGCCAGGAACAGGCCAAACGTGCCATAGAAATAGCGGCCTCGGGCAGTCACAATATTATTATGGTAGGCTCTCCGGGCTCGGGAAAAACCATGCTGGCTAGAGCTCTTCCTGGAATCTTGCCGCCATTAAGCGAAGAAGAGTCTTTGGAAGTGACGAAACTGTATTCTGCCTCGGGCAACATACCGCCTGGAGGTTCTCTGGTTACTAGTCGCCAATTCAGGGCGCCGCACCATACGGCTTCTCTAGTTGGTCTGATCGGCGGGGGAACCAGACCCCAGCCTGGAGAAATCAGTTTAGCGCACAGAGGAGTTCTTTTTCTGGATGAGTTTAATGAATTTCCCAGATCGGTGATGGAGGCTCTTCGTCAGCCTTTGGAAGACGGCTATCTGACGATATCTCGAAGCAAAGAAAGGGTGAGGTATCCGGCCGATTTCATGCTCGTGGCCTCGGCCAATCCCTGTCCCTGCGGCTACCTGAATCATCCAAGGAAAAATTGCATTTGTTCTCCCCGTCAGATCAGGAAATACCAGAGAAGAATTTCCGGGCCAATTCTCGATAGAATCGATTTGCACGTGGTTGTTCAGCCGGTTGATGTTGGGGAATTTTCGGAAAATCAAAAAGCCTCAGAGTTTTTAGAATCGTCGGAAAAAGTCAAAAAAAGAGTGGTGGTGGCCCGAAAAATCCAGCAAAAACGCTTTAAGAGAAAGGATATTTATACAAACGCCCAAATGAAGAACAGCCACATTAAAAAATACTGTCAACTGACGAAAGAAGTGGAACAGCTTTTAAGGCAGGCCGGCCTGAAATTCCAATTATCCGCCCGGTCTTACATGAAAATGATAAAAGTAGCCCGAACCATTGCCGATTTAGAAAGAATAGAGGATATAGGCATTTCCCATATGGCCGAAGCCCTGCAGTACCGACCAAAAATATACGAAGACATTTAA
- the dprA gene encoding DNA-processing protein DprA: protein MNVIEINKFNSVELKDKRYPRLLKKIKGAPKKLYYKGEWDNDIFENCLAVVGSRRFTSYGRRMTELLVSEIAAAGVTIVSGFMYGGDEAAHRATVTVGGRTIAVMPCGIDLIHPEYQEELYQKILENRGLILSEFEGSFSPALWTYPKRDRIVAGLSQAVLVVEAGLVSGTFITVGHAKSFGRKIFAVPGPLTSEVSQGTAKLIKDGAAVVTQAQDILSFFNISLTKPSLVGVKTGLVRMSDLERKIMENLKREPMEADGLARLLSLPVSKISADLSLMQIKGFIKQEGNKYYVS from the coding sequence GTGAATGTTATTGAAATAAATAAGTTTAATTCTGTCGAATTAAAAGACAAAAGATACCCGAGGTTGTTGAAGAAAATTAAGGGGGCGCCCAAGAAGCTTTATTATAAAGGCGAGTGGGACAATGATATTTTTGAAAATTGTCTGGCGGTGGTGGGTTCTCGGAGATTCACGAGCTATGGCCGGCGGATGACCGAACTTCTGGTTTCAGAAATTGCCGCAGCAGGAGTGACGATTGTTTCCGGTTTCATGTACGGCGGGGACGAAGCGGCCCATCGGGCGACGGTGACAGTTGGCGGCAGGACCATTGCCGTTATGCCCTGCGGTATAGATTTAATCCATCCCGAATATCAAGAAGAACTTTACCAAAAAATTTTAGAGAACAGGGGCTTAATTCTCTCGGAATTCGAAGGAAGTTTTTCGCCGGCCCTGTGGACCTATCCCAAAAGGGACAGAATTGTGGCCGGACTCTCCCAGGCCGTTTTGGTAGTCGAGGCTGGTCTTGTTTCTGGCACTTTCATTACGGTGGGACACGCCAAAAGTTTTGGCCGGAAGATATTTGCCGTGCCAGGACCATTGACGAGCGAAGTTTCTCAGGGAACGGCCAAGTTAATCAAGGATGGAGCCGCGGTGGTAACCCAAGCCCAAGACATTTTGAGTTTTTTCAACATCTCCTTGACTAAGCCGAGTTTGGTCGGAGTCAAGACCGGTTTGGTTAGAATGAGCGATCTGGAAAGGAAAATAATGGAAAATCTAAAGAGAGAGCCTATGGAAGCCGATGGCTTAGCCCGGCTCCTGTCTCTGCCGGTTTCAAAAATCAGCGCTGACCTATCTTTAATGCAAATCAAAGGCTTTATAAAACAAGAAGGTAACAAATACTATGTTAGTTAA
- a CDS encoding ComF family protein → MMWEKLKETVLDIILPRSCVGCGKEGKYICEKCSLFLSEAPSLFQQGSVEEVVSCWEYEGLIKEIIFKIKYDGMFDAIDELVEKAFETREPYVPEDTIITFVPLFKKKERRRGFNQAELIAKKIGEITRKKILPLLEKIKDTPSQTKLDKTKRLVNVKDSFRRKELSSFSDNVLLVDDIWTSGATMKECAKVLRKSGVKRVFGFTLARTM, encoded by the coding sequence ATGATGTGGGAGAAATTAAAAGAGACGGTTTTGGATATAATTTTGCCGAGAAGTTGCGTTGGTTGCGGCAAAGAGGGAAAGTATATTTGCGAAAAATGCAGCTTATTTCTTTCCGAAGCCCCCAGTCTTTTTCAACAGGGAAGCGTGGAGGAAGTGGTTAGTTGTTGGGAGTACGAAGGGTTGATCAAAGAGATTATTTTTAAAATTAAATACGACGGGATGTTTGACGCCATCGACGAGCTTGTTGAAAAGGCTTTTGAAACAAGAGAACCGTATGTTCCGGAAGACACAATAATAACTTTTGTGCCCCTTTTCAAGAAAAAAGAAAGACGGAGAGGGTTTAACCAGGCGGAATTAATAGCCAAAAAAATCGGAGAAATTACAAGGAAAAAGATATTACCTCTGCTGGAAAAAATAAAAGACACGCCGTCCCAAACAAAATTAGACAAGACAAAGCGGTTAGTCAACGTCAAAGATTCCTTTCGAAGAAAGGAGCTTAGCTCCTTTAGTGACAATGTTCTACTAGTAGATGATATTTGGACAAGCGGAGCGACAATGAAAGAATGTGCCAAGGTTTTAAGAAAGTCGGGAGTAAAGAGGGTTTTTGGCTTCACCCTGGCTCGTACCATGTAG
- a CDS encoding transposase has product MQREKITIGSFVHVYNRGNRKQEIVRDNKDKWHFLEILYYLNDEFVAANPFYKIQTSLTTVVNKPFIWPGNWPERKPLVKIISFSLLENHYHLFLKEIRENGISFFMKRFGTSMAKYFNTRHQENGRLFQGPYRSKIIDEEIYFKYLSVYIQVKNVFEMYPGGYKKAVNEFEKAYDWAIKYPYCSLADYAGKRDSPIIDKDILGELFLGPEQYKEFAKQCLEQVNLDNELGKLTLED; this is encoded by the coding sequence ATGCAAAGAGAAAAAATTACAATTGGTTCGTTCGTGCATGTATATAATCGCGGGAACAGAAAGCAAGAAATTGTTAGAGATAATAAGGACAAGTGGCACTTTTTAGAAATACTATATTATCTTAACGATGAATTTGTAGCGGCCAACCCCTTTTATAAAATACAGACTTCATTGACGACTGTCGTCAATAAGCCATTTATTTGGCCGGGCAACTGGCCGGAAAGAAAACCGCTTGTAAAGATTATTAGCTTTTCCTTATTGGAAAATCATTATCATTTGTTTCTGAAAGAAATCAGGGAGAACGGTATAAGTTTTTTTATGAAAAGGTTCGGGACAAGCATGGCAAAATATTTTAATACAAGACACCAAGAAAATGGAAGACTATTTCAGGGTCCGTATAGGTCAAAAATAATAGATGAAGAAATATATTTTAAGTATCTTAGCGTGTACATTCAAGTAAAAAATGTTTTTGAAATGTATCCAGGGGGATACAAAAAAGCGGTTAATGAATTTGAAAAAGCTTATGATTGGGCGATTAAATATCCTTATTGCAGTTTGGCAGATTATGCGGGCAAAAGAGATTCTCCAATTATCGATAAAGATATTTTAGGAGAATTATTTTTAGGCCCGGAACAATATAAAGAATTTGCAAAACAATGTTTAGAACAAGTAAATTTAGATAATGAATTAGGGAAATTAACATTAGAAGATTAG